The Deltaproteobacteria bacterium genome contains the following window.
ATTAGAAACGGTCTACCAAAGCCAAGGCGAAAATGTGCTGAACCCAGCGGATGGCAGAGCCAATTATCGGGCTAAACCTTACCTCTATTCTGTTACTTTTTTTCATAGGAATTGGTGAAAAGCATCAAAGGTTGTTGTAACAGCGGAATTTAAACTCCGAGTCCCCCAAAAAAAATTTAAAATTAAAAGGACAGTTATCGAAAATAGTCTTGACTTTTGCGGTCCAGTATAGAAATGTTTCTTAAGAGGAAAAGTTTTTAAAATTAATTGAAAATTAATTGGGTCTGTTAAGGTGATAATATATAAAACCTTTATATTTAAAGGACTTTTTAAAAGGAGGGTAAAATGACCAAACGGGAGGCCAATCAGATTGAAAGGATGGCGCGGACCCATGGCCTGGAAGATTTTAAATGGATTCAGCCCAAAATGATTGTTACTGGGTACTGGGTTAGGGCAAAATGTAATTATGGCTGTCCGAGTTATGGGAAAAGAGCCTGCTGCCCACCGGAACTTCCTTCTTTCGCCGAGTGCCAGAAGTTTTTTGCAGAATACCAATCCGGACTTTTGTTCCATTTTGCCGTAAAATTGCGAAAACCGGAGATGCGTCACCCCTGGGGGCGCGAGATAAACAAAAAAATGCTCGATCTGGAAAAGGAGGTCTTCCTTTCGGGTTTTTACAAGGCCTTTGTTTTTCCAGCAAACCCTTGTCGTATATGTGAACGCTGTAAAGAAAGCAAACCGGAATGCCGTAATCCCGGTATAGCCCGTCCCACTTTAGAAGGTTTTTGCGTGGATGTTTACGCTACAGCCCGGAAGATGGGGTATCCGATTCAAGTGTTAAAAGGGTATAAGGAAGAAATGAACCGGTTCGGGCTTCTGTTGGTTGAGTAAGGCATAGGCCGAAGAACTTTTTTTGGTCCGAATTCAATTTTGGTAAAAACTTCAAAGAGTTTTGACAGCGGATCTAAAATTCGATAAACTACCGGCGACCTTAATCCGCTCAAGGAGGGATAAAGATGCCCAAAGTTTCCGTGCGTGACATCGAGATCCATTACCAGGAGCAAGGTTCCGGATTCCCTTTCATTTTGATTCACGGCTTAAAGGGAAAATATCTTTACCCCGATCCATCTGGCTGAGCAGATTCACTATT
Protein-coding sequences here:
- a CDS encoding DUF2284 domain-containing protein, yielding MTKREANQIERMARTHGLEDFKWIQPKMIVTGYWVRAKCNYGCPSYGKRACCPPELPSFAECQKFFAEYQSGLLFHFAVKLRKPEMRHPWGREINKKMLDLEKEVFLSGFYKAFVFPANPCRICERCKESKPECRNPGIARPTLEGFCVDVYATARKMGYPIQVLKGYKEEMNRFGLLLVE